One Brassica napus cultivar Da-Ae chromosome A5, Da-Ae, whole genome shotgun sequence DNA window includes the following coding sequences:
- the LOC106369399 gene encoding uncharacterized protein LOC106369399, with protein sequence MAFNRDLKLKKPNVEDYSCSLEEAFNNGNNETRERYRAMLLMYQNQLESITAKHDEEREVYRVRGKLELLKELFKKDARRKEKNKLKTELVLAKEKMDGVKIPYVDWFKMDVIGQIVGVSHLEIVSFNEKDTEKITLELQNQLSDRLTVHLLGKYAIFVHDATQNVIQEKSIICVIRFGKIGLFKDSVSTAYGFTDVSLNPGMRERYIVMCTIAAIDYDMGWYYLSCKICWKRVLLVPSDHMVYGIQKSQIKKKYYCANCNNYRPQLLPRYNLQLAVLDNTGHAKFLLLDNLAEELFGISCGVLYGSSADQIEDPVVVHSVLSKLIGGTYFCKIVIEEQNFLFNCQTFKVLEIIPTYEF encoded by the exons ATGGCATTCAACAGAGATCTAAAGCTCAAAAAACCGAACGTTGAAGATTACAGTTGTTCTCTCGAAGAGGCTTTCAACAATGGAAATAATGAAACTAGGGAGCGCTACCGAGCCATGCTCTTGATGTATCAGAACCAATTGGAATCCATCACAGCCAAGCATGATGAAGAGCGTGAAGTCTATCGCGTGCGAGGTAAATTAGAGTTACTCAAGGAACTCTTCAAGAAGGACGCaaggaggaaggagaagaatAAACTAAAGACTGAACTTGTGCTCGCAAAGGAGAAGATGGATGGGGTCAAGATTCCTTACGTTGATTGGTTCAAGATGG ACGTTATAGGTCAAATAGTTGGGGTCAGCCATTTAGAGATTGTTTCTTTCAATGAAAAAGACACTGAGAAGATAACACTGGAGCTCCAGAATCAGCT TTCTGATCGCCTCACTGTTCATCTGTTGGGTAAATATGCTATATTTGTTCATGATGCTACTCAAAACGTCATCCAGGAGAAGTCTATTATATGCGTTATTCGATTTGGCAAAATCGGTTTGTTCAAAG ATAGTGTATCTACCGCATACGGATTTACTGACGTTTCCCTCAATCCAGGAATG CGGGAGAGGTATATTGTTATGTGTACAATTGCTGCCATTGATTATGATATGGGATGGTACTATCTGAGTTGCAAAATCTGTTGGAAAAGAGTATTGTTAGTCCCTAGCGATCATATGGTTTATGGAATTCAAAAGTCCCAAATCAAGAAAAAGTACTATTGCGCCAACTGTAATAACTATCGGCCTCAACTTCTGCCAAG GTACAATTTACAATTGGCCGTCCTTGACAATACTGGCCACGCAAAGTTCCTTCTGCTAGACAACCTTGCAGAAGAATTATTTGGGATTTCCTGCGGGGTGTTATACGGTTCATCGGCTGACCAG ATTGAGGATCCCGTTGTCGTCCATTCTGTTCTCTCTAAATTAATTGGCGGAACCTATTTCTGCAAGATTGTTATAGAGGAGCAAAATTTCCTGTTCAACTGCCAAACGTTCAAAGTCCTGGAGATTATTCCAACTTACGAGTTTTAG